In Miscanthus floridulus cultivar M001 chromosome 8, ASM1932011v1, whole genome shotgun sequence, the sequence TTCATTAAAAAACTCAGCAACCTCCTGAATCATAAAGAGACACATGAATTATGTTTCTGGTATGACAGTGCAAGggagaaaaaagagaggaaacGGGAAAAAAAAGCTGTGGTCTAGAAATCATCTTTCTAGTATTATCTGCTACTTGCTTCGATGTCTACACTTTACAATGGGAATTAATTGCATATGTATAACAAGAGCAAATCAAATAACTGGATGCGAATTCATGTTGTTGGTGTAAATGATGCATCAATAGCAGGACATAATCCAAAATGCATAGGCGCATACAGATGACAAGATGGCTAAGAAAACAATATGAACCAACTGTTATTGAACTTCTACACGTGCTACATTTCAGATTTTTATTGACCATACCCCTACATGGGAGACCTGTTATCTTCCTAAAATAAACCTACAATGGGACAAGATGCTATGCCTTGTGAAACAATACGTTATTCATAGATAGCCAGCTTCCTTCAGTACTATTGGCATTGGGAAAATTCCAATATCCAGAAATGGGATGATTATTAAAGGTGTTTTAAATTTCGGATATATTTTCTTATAATAAGCAAATGCTGTAAGCAGAAAGCCAGATTCAGAATTCCAAGAGTGACTATCTCACAAACATAGCTTTGTCGAAACTATAAGGTACTGGAGCAACCAAACAAGATCAAGCTTGTCAGTAGATAACACAATATAAACTTTTGTGATATAGTAGTTTCCCGTTACTACCAGAAAGCTAGGTGATTAATCATTTTACTGCTTTACCCCATGACTCCAGCGGACTAGTGACAACTTCTATCAGTTAACAAGGAGAACTACACAATCAAGTAACACATAATTTCCCCATTCTAATATCTCATTCTTAATAATAACAAGTTCTGCTTGCTTAATTATGAGCTTGCATGGGACTGTGACAATCATACAGAAATGGAGTCatgattttgtaaaataaatccctGATAACATACTTCAACCTTATGAACAACCTGCACGAATTTTGAAAAGTATTGTGTGATACTGGGCCACATACCTTAGCTGGAAACTTTAGTGAATCAAATACTGTATCTGACCAACCACACAGGGCTGAGTTTACCGCTACCACTTTCTTCTTGACACCTAAATAGCATGCATAATTAGACACATACTATAGATATGACACATATTGAAGAACCAAGAAGAGCGATCATACGTTTGTCTAGCAGATCCTTATCCAACTTCTGAGAATCATTTTGTGTCGAGTGAAATCCCTCCACCCCATCCTTAGCCCACTCATGGCACATTTTGATCTCTGCATCAGTTAAAATTTTCAGCGGGTTCTTAAGAGCTTCTGACCTCTGTTTCTGGGTGGACTTCTCTTTCAGGATGGGCTTGTCCTTCAAAGCAGTGCCTTTAATAGTGTTGGTCACATTACTACGAGGCTTCTGCCGGGACTTCTCTTTCAGGGTGGAAGTGTCCTTCAAACCAGTGCCTTTAGAAACGTTGGACAAATCATGAAGAGCTCTCCTCCCTTGCTTGCCAGTATTCTCGGATGGCTTCAGCCCTTTGGCCCTTAGTCCATCAGCCATCTTACCTGAACATGCAGATAAAAAATGTATCTATTTCAGGAAAATTCCTTTTCACAAATTAGTTTTTGATAAAAATGCAATCTCACCTCTATTTATCTGTTGGTTCTCATCAAACAAAACAGGTACTGGAGTTGGTAAGGCCATGATGGAACAAAAAGCTTCTTGTTTCTACCTTGAAAGCCTGGCTAATATCCAATTGACTGTAAAGAGAAACTAATCAGAACACAGAAACAATAAATGGTGACTTCTATACGGTATTTTTGTTGTACAGGAACTGAACAAGATCTGAAATAAGTTCTGGGGGTGCTAATTTAATATGGATTCGAAGTATCACTAAACGGAAAACATACTAAACTGGATCAGAACAAGGGGAAGAAGTTGCATTTCATTTTACAGAGGCTGCTTTTGAAATTTCATGTAGCAAAATTACATAACATGAACGATTTACAAAGAGGAGACAGTGTCTAGATAGGATCCTGGTGATGTAACTGTGCAACCTTTCTTTGCGCACCTATGTGATAGCACTTTCCACTGAGATGACATTGACGGAAGCACCACTAAATTAGTGAACCCAAGAACATCAAAACGCACATATCCTCTACTACCAAGTCAACCAAGATCTAACTGGGATTTTAGATAAGCATCAGATCTGCTTATGCCAACAAATCAACAAAGAAAGAATTTTCGAATCCCTCGCACCCCTAACTGATGGATTGTGAATCCCACTGAGACCTTGGGCGCGCTCAAGAAGGGCTAAGGCGATAAGCTAGGAACAGCGAACAAATCCACATTTGCGGCATCCCAAGAATGGCCGCATCTAGACCAAACGGGCCGAAGTACTGTAGGAACGTTAGGGTTTCGCTTCATTGGTTCACATCACAGCGAACGAGGGGGGAAAAAGgaatgggagggagagagagagagagagctagggtTTACCAGCACAGGAGAAAACAGGTCGATCTCCACTGCGGGTCCAGCAGCAAGGAGAACGAGGACGCGGAGAGGAACTCGCGACGGCGTGCTCCGGTGGAGTCGACGGCGAAGGTTGAACGGGACGAGGGAGGGTTTCTCCTTGTTCCTCTCTTGCCTAGACCAAGAACTCGGCGTGCGTGGTAGTTGCCGGAAGATTCGCAATCGGAGAGGGGGGCGGAAAAGCTTTTCTGGTACGCTCTGCGACTGCGAGGAGGGGAAAAGGGGAAGGGGAGCGCTCGCTCCCTGCGCAACGGTCGGATTTTGGATCGGGTCTGCCAGAAAATCCCGTTGCATTACTTTGGGCCGTTCTGGACTGTACACAATCCCCGCTGGGCCCAGTTTCTCCGTATGGGCTAacattgggccggcccaagtcaGCACGTGATAAACCCTAATCAGGAACCCACGTGCCCGTGCGCATATATATCCACTCGACCGCCCGTGTAGCTcctcgcccgcgccgccggcCTCGGTTCGCCGAGTTTGAGATTGTTTCTCCGTTTCCATTAGTTTCTTGTGTTTTTTTTATCAATCTCGGTTGGTCGAGGGCTTCCTCTTGGTTGCGTTGCTTTTCCTAGAGCCTCCCAATCGGTTTTATTTTGTTCTGGTTTCTCGTTGATTTGGACAAACTCGTGTGTGGTTCGCAAGATCAGCTTCTTGTTTGGACCTCGAACTTGAACCCGGTCCAGGCAATCGGCAATCATCCTGCCATCTTGCGAGATTGAATCCGAGTCAGCTTAAACTCACCTGGATCTGACACCGTGATTTTCTGGGCCCTTTCGGCTGGCACACGTCTTCTCCTGTCCAAAGAAGAACTGTTCGTCTTTGGGTACTTAGCTAATTGGGTTGTTTCGTTGATGTTCTGGTGAGAGCACAGCAAACGCACTCTGTCCCAAAACCTTACCGTGTTTTGTGGCAATTTCTTCGTTTGCGAGAGGGATTTTTCCAAGATCTCGTCCGCGAGTGAGGTTTCCTCTGATCTCGTGGAGGAATTGTGGAAACATTGATTCCTCTGTTCTTCTCTTATTCATTCTTATATCAATTC encodes:
- the LOC136474186 gene encoding uncharacterized protein isoform X2: MALPTPVPVLFDENQQINRGKMADGLRAKGLKPSENTGKQGRRALHDLSNVSKGTGLKDTSTLKEKSRQKPRSNVTNTIKGTALKDKPILKEKSTQKQRSEALKNPLKILTDAEIKMCHEWAKDGVEGFHSTQNDSQKLDKDLLDKRVKKKVVAVNSALCGWSDTVFDSLKFPAKEVAEFFNEPNVLELEPEILPDISWRLPSSADDKAKIAEDCLDELDQYPSLEENSKVVFELRDDEPAIPLLGVY
- the LOC136474186 gene encoding uncharacterized protein isoform X1 — its product is MALPTPVPVLFDENQQINRGKMADGLRAKGLKPSENTGKQGRRALHDLSNVSKGTGLKDTSTLKEKSRQKPRSNVTNTIKGTALKDKPILKEKSTQKQRSEALKNPLKILTDAEIKMCHEWAKDGVEGFHSTQNDSQKLDKDLLDKRVKKKVVAVNSALCGWSDTVFDSLKFPAKEVAEFFNEPNVLELEPEILPDISWRLPSSAACDFHADDKAKIAEDCLDELDQYPSLEENSKVVFELRDDEPAIPLLGVY